The nucleotide sequence TCACGCGAGCGTTTCCGAGCGCCCGGGCCCCGCCGATGGTCGCAAGGGCGACGGCCTGTGCCGCGCCGAGCGCACGCGGCGACCGGGCCCGCAGGTTCGCCGAAAGCACCGCCATCCGCGCCTCGTCCAGGATGTCCATGCGATTGTTGCTGGCCACCGAATCCGACCCCAGCCCGACATCTATTCCCGCCGCCAGGAAGGCATCCAGCGGCGCAATGCCATGTCCAAATTTCGCATTGGATGTCGGGCAGTGTGCGATACATGCGTGGTTTCGAACAATTGTTCGAATATCCGTCAAATCCGCATTCACGGCGTGAATCAGCAGCGAGCCCGGCGGAAGCGCATCCAGATCCGCTAGAAGTGCGATGGGCGACCGAGCGCGTGGCTGTACCGGGATCCCACGCCTCGCGTGCCACTTCGCGAAGATCCCGGATCCTAGACACACCAGTGACTGCTCCGCATCGCTTTCACCGATGTGCATCGCGATGGGAAGCGAGTGCGCAACCGCATATCGGGCGACGGCGCGATAGAGATCGTCCGACACGGTGTACGGCGCGTGCGGTGAGACGCCGACACGCACGAGATCCGTCTGGTCCGCGCGCAACGCTGTCACGCGCCGATCGAGATCTGCCATCGCTTCGTTGCACGTTGCGGGATCTGGCCCGAAGACTTCCTGATACATGATCCCACGCACACCGCACTCGCGCATCGCGCGCGCTGTGACACCGCTGGCGCTCGTATCCGCGAACGTCGTCACTCCATGCTCGATGCCTTCGAGTACGCCGAGGCGCGCGGAGTCCAGCAGCGCTTCATCGTCGAGCACTGCTGCGCGCGACCGGCGCAGTGTGTCGATCCAATCCTCGAACGCGAGATCTTCGAGAAAGCCCCGCATCGCGGTCAGCTCGAGATGCGTGTGAGCGTTGACCAGGCCCGGCAGCAATACCGAATCGCCGAGCTCGACATCATCGCCCGACGGCGCCTCCCCGTTTTTCCCGACGAATCGAATGACGCCGTCCTCACACGCCACAACACCGTCTTCGATCGGCGGCGAAGTTACCGGGAGAACCCAGCGTGCACGATAACGGATCAACAGCGCACCGTCAGCGGTGGTGCATCGTGTCGCGCACCTGCGGTGGAACGGGACGCGGTGGCATGCGGAGAGGCGGGACCGGGCGCTGCGCCGAAGAGTACGGCACAACAGGTCGCGGCGTTCCCGCGGGTGCAACACCCGTGTACGGCACCGGCGGAGCCCGCGTTGCTGGAGCCGGAGCGCCCGGAACCGGCGCGCCGGCGGACGGCGTGCCCGGAGGCGGTAGCGTATACGGCGAGCATTCGTTGACTGGCTCGGTACCCGGCAAGTAGAACTCCGTAACGGCCGAGTCACCGCAATACGGCGTCCACAGGAATCCCGTGTGGGGATCGATCTCGCGTGTGGTTATGTCTGCCGGCATGGGCCAGTCGGGGGGCGTCGGCTTGCGACTGTACACTTCGGACATGAATGACGTCCATGCCGGCGCGGCGAGGATGCCACCCTGAGCGTTGGACTTGATCGTCTGCGGATGGTCGAACCCCATCCACACTCCTGCAACGAGGTCTGCCGTATAACCAATGAACCACACGTTGGTGCCGTCGTTGGTGGTGCCTGTCTTGCCGCCTGCGGGAATGTGAAAGCCTGCGTCCCACACGGAGCCGTACGCGGTACCGCGCTGGACGACATCCTTCATCATGCTCACCATGAGCCACGCTTCCTCGGGCGACATCACCTGAGTGCGCGGTGCAGTCGGCTGCCAGATCACCTGATGATGCGAATTCTCGACACGCAGGATGCCGGTCGGCTGAGCGCGTACGCCGAGTGTCGCGAACGCTGTGTATGCGCCGATCAGTTGAAGCGGAATTACATCCGCCGAGCCGATGTATATGGACGGATACGGCGGTATTGGCGTGGTGATGCCAAAATTTCGTGCTTCGTTGATTACAGCTTGTGGTCCGAGCTCCATGCCCGTCTTGACGGCGATGATGTTGCGGGATTGATACAACCCGCGCCGCATCGTCATCGGACCCTCGAACTTGAGATCGTAGTTCTTGGGCTCCCACGTCGTTCCATCCGCCTGCGGCACGGACACCGGCGAGTCGTCTATGATGTACGACGCTGGCTTCCCGGCCTGGATGGCAGCGGCGTAGACGATCGGCTTGAAGGTCGAGCCGGGTTGCCGCAAGGCCTGCGTGGCGCGATTGAATTTGGAGTCGTAGAAGTCGCGTCCGCCAATCATCGCGCGCACGCCGCCGGTGCGAGGATCGAGTGCGACGAACGCACCTTGCAGATACGGTGAAACGCCGGTCCCCGATTCTCCCGTGGACAGCTTCGCGATGTACGACTCGTATGTCGGATGCTTGTACGTGCCGAACTTCCCGCCCTCGACTGCACGAAGCTGCCGCTCCAGCGCGCGTTCGGCGGCCGTCTGCATGTCGAGATCGAGCGTCGTGTAGACGTTGAGACCCTGAGTGTACAACTGGTTGCCGAACTGCTGGTCCAGCTGCTGCCGAACCCATTCGACGAAGTACGGCGCCGTCTCACCCGACTCGACCTTTGTCGCAAGGCGCAGCGGATAGGCCTTGGCAAGACTTGCATCCGCATCGGAGATGGCGCCGTTCTCGCGCATCAGCTCGATGATCGTGTTGCGTCGCTGAATCGCGCGATCGGGATAGCGCCGCGGGTTGTAGCGCTCCGGTGCTTTGGGCAGAGCGGCCAGCGTTGCGGCTTCGGCGATGTTCAGATCGCGCACCGACTTGCCGAAGTAACGCTGCGATGCAGTCTCGACTCCGTACGCACCGTTGCCGAGGTTGATCTGGTTGAGATACAGCTCGAGAATCTTCTGCTTGCTGTACTTGGATTCGATCTCGCGTGCGACCTTCGCTTCCTTGATCTTGCGGATGATCGTCTTGTCACGCGAGATGCGCTCGGG is from Gemmatimonadota bacterium and encodes:
- a CDS encoding PBP1A family penicillin-binding protein; the protein is MAGRTTKSRTLPIWRRHPTAFRIFLVTTILLVTFGVGLVYSAWLLVCQGDRCPSIQALEQYTPKQTSKLYAVDGRFIAELGTERRTLVKLSDIPKIVQDAFVVTEDKRFYEHSGIDWYRAVGALVNNVRSGRYAQGFSTITMQLARNIFPERISRDKTIIRKIKEAKVAREIESKYSKQKILELYLNQINLGNGAYGVETASQRYFGKSVRDLNIAEAATLAALPKAPERYNPRRYPDRAIQRRNTIIELMRENGAISDADASLAKAYPLRLATKVESGETAPYFVEWVRQQLDQQFGNQLYTQGLNVYTTLDLDMQTAAERALERQLRAVEGGKFGTYKHPTYESYIAKLSTGESGTGVSPYLQGAFVALDPRTGGVRAMIGGRDFYDSKFNRATQALRQPGSTFKPIVYAAAIQAGKPASYIIDDSPVSVPQADGTTWEPKNYDLKFEGPMTMRRGLYQSRNIIAVKTGMELGPQAVINEARNFGITTPIPPYPSIYIGSADVIPLQLIGAYTAFATLGVRAQPTGILRVENSHHQVIWQPTAPRTQVMSPEEAWLMVSMMKDVVQRGTAYGSVWDAGFHIPAGGKTGTTNDGTNVWFIGYTADLVAGVWMGFDHPQTIKSNAQGGILAAPAWTSFMSEVYSRKPTPPDWPMPADITTREIDPHTGFLWTPYCGDSAVTEFYLPGTEPVNECSPYTLPPPGTPSAGAPVPGAPAPATRAPPVPYTGVAPAGTPRPVVPYSSAQRPVPPLRMPPRPVPPQVRDTMHHR
- a CDS encoding amidohydrolase family protein, producing the protein MIRYRARWVLPVTSPPIEDGVVACEDGVIRFVGKNGEAPSGDDVELGDSVLLPGLVNAHTHLELTAMRGFLEDLAFEDWIDTLRRSRAAVLDDEALLDSARLGVLEGIEHGVTTFADTSASGVTARAMRECGVRGIMYQEVFGPDPATCNEAMADLDRRVTALRADQTDLVRVGVSPHAPYTVSDDLYRAVARYAVAHSLPIAMHIGESDAEQSLVCLGSGIFAKWHARRGIPVQPRARSPIALLADLDALPPGSLLIHAVNADLTDIRTIVRNHACIAHCPTSNAKFGHGIAPLDAFLAAGIDVGLGSDSVASNNRMDILDEARMAVLSANLRARSPRALGAAQAVALATIGGARALGNARVTGSLEPGKSADLAAFRLDTSRANPGRDPEAALVFALGGSRAYLVVVAGRHLVEQGELMMQPGALHGRVTASGHALHTWRSEQLTGEPLAAKRSNPLV